The Flavobacterium sp. CBA20B-1 genome includes the window TCAGTTGCGATTTTTCCTTTTTTTCCGTCAGATTCAACGTAGTTCACTACATCTCCATCTTTTAATTCTCTTGATTTAAGTCCAGAGATGTGAACGAAAATGTCTTGACCTGTTGTTTCGTCTGTAATAAATCCAAAT containing:
- a CDS encoding cold-shock protein — encoded protein: MRTGTVKFFNESKGFGFITDETTGQDIFVHISGLKSRELKDGDVVNYVESDGKKGKIATDVVVL